A window from Citrus sinensis cultivar Valencia sweet orange chromosome 5, DVS_A1.0, whole genome shotgun sequence encodes these proteins:
- the LOC112497637 gene encoding uncharacterized protein LOC112497637: protein MSKGKEKVLEVDDDELDFLPSLLTDPAFDPEVPLEPIRSSVRTSARSMSPQTTSTSGSNGEDGSSDFEDTLSEGRGDDSGEASPSGAPRPEGRSTIGGRALSRDYAIDYMTCTTTFDELEDLRLRYSIPGEIPLKVPGKKDAPSRPPRGYVTLYLDSFKYGLRCPLQPYFARILNGLNLAPGQLNPNGWRVLSVSWGVHFPLRPGQLKRVEAVLVNSCSSRELLSTYNLLESRLILPGHRMEDAMIGALTRKRSRPPTTKRDESKDAPTAKRANIVQQAPPLKILPPAPVKVGEASGVATDPATSSPPVGPRSRLPDSRAEHLVPYLNELTKSVSKKDLEAFDGRTLGELVGAMQHSAFHLSCMTTYYKAKVGRYDRKMKEDIQSATNRADVAEKKAGELNLENLKLIEQESLAQAKAITLEEEFTKVKEDLQRQKAMYEAQLESLRDSHRAQMDDLAAGVARHMDEEAAKEDAEGVEPIVIEEENSPPRAVPAEVGEASTPPDATGDTPPAPEEVQPTDAARLTDPPSF from the exons ATGTCGAAAGGCAAAGAGAAGGTCCTTGAGGTTGATGACGACGAGTTGGACTTCCTGCCTAGTCTGCTCACCGATCCCGCCTTTGACCCCGAGGTCCCCTTAGAGCCTATTAGGTCTAGTGTCAGGACTAGTGCTAGGAGCATGTCTCCCCAAACGACCTCTACGAGCGGGAGTAATGGTGAGGATGGATCTTCTGACTTCGAGGATACTTTGAGTGAGGGTCGAGGAGATGATTCTGGTGAGGCGTCCCCATCGGGAGCACCGCGACCAGAAGGGAGGAGTACAATAGGAGGCAGAGCCCTATCGCGGGATTATGCTATTGATTACATGACGTGCACGACCACGTTTGATGAGCTCGAGGACCTCCGGCTGAGGTATAGCATTCCTGGCGAGATACCTCTCAAGGTCCCGGGAAAGAAGGATGCTCCCAGCCGGCCTCCTAGGGGATATGTTACCCTGTATCTGGACAGCTTTAAGTACGGGCTGAGGTGTCCCTTGCAACCTTACTTTGCCCGGATACTTAACGGGCTAAATCTAGCTCCTGGTCAGCTGAATCCCAATGGGTGGAGAGTgctctctg TTTCTTGGGGCGTTCATTTCCCACTCCGACCCGGCCAGCTCAAACGGGTTGAGGCTGTGCTAGTCAATTCCTGCTCGAGCCGGGAACTGTTATCCACATACAACTTGCTCGAGTCTCGCTTGATACTTCCTGGCCATAGGATGGAGGACGCTATGATTGGGGCTCTGACCCGAAAACGTTCTCGACCTCCAACCACGAAGAGGGACGAGAGTAAGGATGCCCCTACCGCAAAGCGGGCCAACATCGTGCAGCAGGCCCCACCCTTGAAGATTTTACCTCCAGCTCCTGTAAAAGTCGGGGAAGCTAGTGGAGTAGCCACAGATCCTGCTACCTCTTCTCCTCCTGTCGGGCCTCGATCTCGCTTACCTGACAGCCGAGCAGAACATCTGGTCCCTTACCTCAATGAGTTAACTAAATCCGTGAGCAAGAAGGACCTGGAGGCCTTTGACGGCCGCACCTTGGGTGAGCTGGTGGGGGCCATGCAGCATAGCGCTTTCCACCTCAGCTGCATGACCACCTATTACAAGGCTAAGGTTGGCCGCTACGAccggaagatgaaggaggatATCCAATCGGCGACGAACAGAGCTGACGTTGCCGAGAAGAAAGCAGGGGAGCTGAATCTCGAGAATCTGAAGCTGATAGAGCAAGAATCacttgctcaagcaaaagccattacCCTCGAGGAGGAGTTTACCAAGGTCAAGGAGGATCTGCAAAGGCAGAAGGCTATGTATGAGGCTCAGCTCGAGTCTCTCCGTGACTCCCACCGAGCTCAG atggatgaccttgcagctggtgtTGCTCGGCATATGGATGAGGAGGCGGCCAAGGAAGATGCCGAGGGGGTAGAGCCGATCGTGATTGAGGAGGAAaactctcctcctcgtgcaGTCCCTGCTGAAGTTGGCGAGGCGAGCACCCCCCCGGACGCAACTGGCGATACCCCCCCCGCACCTGAGGAGGTCCAGCCAACCGATGCTGCTCGGCTCACTGATCCGCCgtctttttga